In Fusarium oxysporum Fo47 chromosome XI, complete sequence, the following are encoded in one genomic region:
- a CDS encoding uncharacterized protein (expressed protein) has translation MSGPAVVLQIRAMSFILSLTLAPTSATCSLQLSLWSTSTPKILIEPSGFLPSSPGILGMCLKASALWRGGRKCMTWYL, from the exons ATGTCGGGGCCCGCGGTTGTATTGCAGATTCGCGCGATGTCGTTCATCTTATCATTGACCTTGGCGCCAAC CTCTGCAACGTGTTCTCTCCAATTGAGCCTATGGTCGACCTCAACACCTAAGATTCTCATTGAGCCTTCGGGCTTCTTGCCCTCGAGCCCGGGGATTTTGGGCATGTGCTTGAAGGCATCAGCCCTGTGGCGAGGTGGACGGAAGTGCATGACGTGGTATTTGTGA
- a CDS encoding uncharacterized protein (expressed protein) translates to MVRKAMTKIAKQDSEQMSCKIWNRYCEERDPRHWHRSAAVMDKAGWGPHNLRRYRGLSRAQSTILIQCRTEFIALNSHLHWMRRSDTSLCDCEAADETVFHMFIQCELLATARRELYTVLGHQDFYRMLSEKPEIAADWAITHFDIPQFEYAKQDSRFNSVESSTSASPPLNVLDELKAWLYRRTT, encoded by the exons ATGGTGAGAAAGGCAATGACGAAGATTGCCAAGCAGGACTCCGAACAGATGTCATGCAAGATTTGGAACCGATACTGTGAAGAACGCGATCCAAGGCATTGGCACCGCAGCGCAGCCGTCATGGACAAGGCTGGATGGGGACCTCACAACCTCAGGCGCTACCGCGGCCTATCTCGAGCACAAAGCACCATTCTGATCCAGTGCCGAACGGAATTCATCGCTCTCAACAGTCACTTGCACTGGATGCGC CGCTCCGACACTTCGCTTTGTGACTGCGAAGCCGCCGACGAGACCGTGTTCCATATGTTCATCCAGTGCGAGCTCCTAGCGACAGCCCGAAGAGAGCTCTACACTGTACTCGGCCACCAAGACTTCTACAGGATGCTGTCCGAGAAGCCCGAGATCGCGGCCGATTGGGCGATAACCCATTTCGACATCCCCCAGTTCGAATACGCCAAACAGGACTCCCGATTCAATTCGGTTGAGTCATCTACCTCTGCCTCCCCGCCACTTAACGTACTTGACGAACTCAAGGCGTGGCTTTACAGGAGAACGACATGA